The following proteins are co-located in the Sporolactobacillus pectinivorans genome:
- a CDS encoding ABC transporter ATP-binding protein, giving the protein MPVIELNHISKNFGKFAAVKDLSLNVDEGEFFGFIGPNGAGKSTTMNMILNFIKRSGGSIKLLGQEMPGADVAVKKRIGYVPSDVRFYPQFRVQDLVRYTLDFHHLKEDEKELERYCELFEVDLKKKFGDLSLGNKKKVAIVCAMIHHPELLILDEPTNGLDPLMHARLFRLMKEKQEQGVTIFLSSHNLKEVEDYCSKVAFIKAGHLMGVEDLTAINKNVKIITLKGENLPLEQMTAIGGKIIKQGKNEVRLTYEKGLPLLFETLSKIASGLDDVTVDNRDLEEQFMSLYENQEAERA; this is encoded by the coding sequence ATGCCAGTTATTGAGCTGAATCACATCAGTAAGAATTTTGGCAAATTTGCCGCGGTCAAAGATTTGTCATTGAATGTGGATGAAGGAGAATTTTTTGGCTTTATCGGTCCGAACGGCGCGGGAAAATCAACCACGATGAATATGATTTTGAATTTTATTAAACGCAGCGGTGGCAGTATCAAGCTGCTCGGTCAAGAGATGCCGGGAGCGGATGTGGCTGTGAAAAAAAGAATCGGCTATGTTCCAAGCGATGTTCGCTTCTATCCGCAGTTCCGTGTTCAGGATTTGGTGCGCTATACGCTGGATTTTCATCATCTGAAAGAAGACGAAAAAGAACTGGAAAGATACTGTGAACTGTTCGAGGTCGATTTAAAGAAAAAATTCGGTGATCTTTCACTAGGAAATAAGAAAAAAGTAGCGATCGTCTGCGCAATGATTCACCACCCCGAACTGTTAATCCTGGATGAGCCAACCAACGGGCTCGATCCATTAATGCATGCGCGGTTGTTTCGGCTGATGAAGGAGAAGCAGGAGCAGGGTGTCACTATTTTCCTGTCCAGCCACAATCTGAAAGAGGTTGAGGATTACTGTTCCAAAGTGGCATTTATCAAGGCCGGGCATCTGATGGGCGTGGAAGATCTGACGGCAATCAACAAAAATGTGAAAATCATTACTTTGAAAGGTGAAAATCTGCCTCTTGAACAGATGACAGCTATTGGCGGGAAGATTATAAAACAGGGGAAGAATGAGGTACGCTTGACATATGAAAAAGGACTGCCCTTGCTTTTTGAGACATTGTCCAAAATTGCTTCCGGGCTGGACGATGTGACGGTTGACAATCGCGACCTGGAAGAACAATTCATGTCGCTGTATGAAAATCAGGAGGCGGAAAGAGCATGA
- the cynS gene encoding cyanase has translation MAFSEATQTILKAKAKKGLTFAQIAEAAGCSEVFCTAAIYGQQTLSPEQAKVVADLLNLPVEAENDLKSIPFRGTNFSVPPTDPTIYRLYEIVLVYGDTIKALIHEKFGDGIMSAIDFRMDLDKKEDPHGDRVVITLNGKFLKYKTF, from the coding sequence ATGGCTTTTTCAGAAGCAACACAGACCATTTTAAAGGCTAAAGCAAAAAAGGGACTCACATTTGCGCAAATCGCGGAAGCAGCTGGCTGTTCGGAAGTATTTTGCACGGCCGCTATTTATGGTCAGCAGACTTTAAGCCCTGAACAGGCAAAAGTGGTCGCCGATCTACTCAATCTGCCTGTCGAAGCTGAAAACGATCTGAAATCAATTCCTTTCCGCGGCACTAACTTTTCTGTCCCTCCGACCGATCCGACGATTTATCGGCTTTACGAAATTGTCCTCGTGTACGGGGATACCATTAAGGCACTGATCCACGAAAAGTTCGGCGACGGCATTATGAGCGCAATCGATTTCAGGATGGATCTGGACAAAAAGGAAGACCCGCACGGTGACCGCGTTGTGATCACGCTGAACGGTAAATTTTTGAAATATAAAACATTCTGA
- a CDS encoding ABC transporter permease subunit, translating to MTLFRLECKTHTKTLLVWVIVVALLTLGLVSLFPSIKGMGLQQMDLKAMPKEMLKAFNLSDMAAFATIKGYFGYEFQYVMIATGIFAAMLGTNALSREESEGTISYLYAQPISRASIVSSKMLANALIYSFYWIVSMVVAFLVCMIFKESAASVSGLFKAFAQLTVAGWVMGLTFLSIGFLLSSLLSSNKSATSLSLGLVFLTFILGVVGKLKDTFKTLVYFSPVDTALPSAIFKTGIQWNYVWTDLIVLTVSVLLTFLIYGRKDLKA from the coding sequence ATGACACTTTTCAGACTGGAATGCAAAACACATACAAAAACGCTGCTTGTCTGGGTGATTGTTGTTGCACTGCTGACACTGGGTCTTGTTTCTCTGTTCCCGTCCATAAAGGGCATGGGCCTGCAGCAAATGGATCTGAAGGCGATGCCGAAAGAAATGCTGAAGGCGTTTAACCTGTCAGATATGGCGGCGTTCGCTACAATTAAAGGCTATTTTGGGTATGAATTTCAATACGTGATGATCGCAACGGGTATTTTTGCGGCGATGCTCGGAACGAATGCTCTGTCGCGTGAAGAATCGGAGGGAACCATCAGCTATCTGTATGCCCAGCCGATTTCACGTGCTTCGATTGTTTCATCGAAAATGCTGGCGAATGCTCTGATCTACTCGTTCTACTGGATTGTATCTATGGTCGTTGCCTTTCTGGTCTGTATGATTTTTAAAGAATCCGCTGCCTCTGTCTCCGGCCTCTTTAAAGCCTTCGCTCAGCTGACTGTTGCCGGATGGGTGATGGGGCTGACGTTTCTTAGTATCGGATTTCTTCTGTCCTCACTGCTTTCATCAAATAAATCGGCGACATCCCTGTCACTCGGTCTCGTGTTCCTGACTTTTATTCTCGGCGTTGTTGGTAAGCTGAAGGATACATTTAAGACACTTGTTTATTTTTCGCCTGTAGATACCGCGCTGCCAAGCGCGATTTTCAAAACCGGTATCCAGTGGAATTATGTCTGGACCGATCTGATTGTGCTGACCGTATCCGTTTTATTGACTTTCTTGATCTACGGAAGGAAGGATCTGAAAGCGTAA
- the dltD gene encoding D-alanyl-lipoteichoic acid biosynthesis protein DltD, whose translation MRQPRFGPMILASVIAAFIVFMPSSLEEAMISKNDVSKAASSLDPHIFQGILMQQKMIDSQRYLPIYGSSELHRLDKYHPTNYFKIAPDGFTPFLIGRGGMYSLVHFLNLASTADSLRNRKIVFILSPEWFNSTGLDTLHFSPNFSKEQVYHFIFTNNMDRSLKEKAARRLLQFSFIRNDGTIAPLLNGIAFSGHSSLLTQFGNSIRGWISYKILTLHDLIQMYQITPNYYQSQYQNPDPQLRGKSWEQLLQSARRETQTMTNSNPFHIDNTLYAQSIKGRLARYKNYYANQNYSQSPEYGDLQLVLDLLKEKHIRALFISVPFNGAWYDYTGVSLKTREVCYEKIAHEVRSNGFQLADFTRFDSEPYFLQDTMHIGPEGWVYIDQAIENFYNEKT comes from the coding sequence ATGAGACAGCCAAGATTTGGCCCGATGATTTTGGCCTCTGTCATTGCCGCCTTCATCGTCTTCATGCCCTCCAGTCTGGAAGAAGCAATGATTAGCAAAAACGATGTCAGCAAGGCTGCTTCAAGTCTTGATCCGCACATCTTTCAGGGTATATTGATGCAGCAGAAAATGATTGACAGTCAGCGTTATTTGCCCATATATGGTTCGTCGGAACTCCACAGGCTGGACAAGTATCATCCAACCAACTATTTTAAGATTGCGCCGGACGGGTTTACCCCGTTTCTGATCGGCAGGGGCGGTATGTATTCCCTCGTTCACTTTCTGAACCTGGCATCTACCGCAGATTCACTGCGAAACCGTAAAATTGTTTTTATATTGTCTCCGGAATGGTTCAACAGTACGGGGCTTGATACGCTGCATTTTTCACCTAATTTTTCAAAGGAGCAGGTGTATCACTTCATTTTTACGAACAATATGGACCGCAGCTTAAAAGAAAAAGCTGCCCGCCGGCTCCTGCAATTCAGTTTTATACGCAACGACGGAACAATTGCGCCACTGCTCAATGGGATTGCCTTTTCCGGGCACAGTTCCTTGCTGACACAGTTCGGAAATTCAATCAGAGGCTGGATATCATATAAGATACTGACACTGCATGACCTGATTCAAATGTATCAAATCACGCCCAACTACTACCAATCTCAATATCAGAATCCGGATCCCCAGCTAAGAGGGAAAAGTTGGGAACAGCTGCTGCAGTCGGCAAGAAGAGAAACGCAAACGATGACGAATTCAAATCCGTTTCACATTGACAATACGCTTTATGCACAATCAATAAAGGGAAGACTGGCACGTTATAAAAATTATTACGCCAACCAGAACTATAGCCAGTCACCCGAATACGGAGATCTTCAGCTTGTCCTCGATCTGTTAAAAGAAAAACATATCCGCGCTCTTTTCATTTCCGTACCTTTTAACGGAGCATGGTATGACTATACAGGTGTTTCCTTAAAAACGAGGGAGGTCTGCTACGAAAAAATAGCACACGAAGTCCGCAGCAACGGATTCCAGCTGGCCGATTTCACCCGTTTCGACAGCGAGCCGTACTTCCTTCAGGACACCATGCATATCGGACCTGAAGGATGGGTATATATTGATCAGGCGATTGAAAATTTCTATAATGAAAAAACATAA
- the adhE gene encoding bifunctional acetaldehyde-CoA/alcohol dehydrogenase, with protein MAIEEKNLNQSESLEITIDRLVANAQTAAEAFRPLDQQQIDEIVRQMALAGLDQHMRLAKMAVDETKRGVYEDKIIKNIFATEYIYNSIKANKTVGVIAEDPYEEIVQIAEPVGVIAGVTPVTNPTSTTMFKSLISIKTKNPIIFAFHPSAQKSSSAAAKILLDAAVKAGAPENCIQWIETPSIEATQMLMHHSGVSLILATGGPGMVKAAYSSGKPSIGVGPGNVPCYIEKTADIKQAVNDLILSKTFDNGMICASEQAVIIDQQIYDEVKQELISNKCYFLNAEEKKKVEKLVIDERRCAVNPQIVGKPAAFIAGLAGVSVPEDTKVLIAELKTVGPESPLSREKLSPVLACYKAKTTEEGFKRAEEMIAFGGSGHSAVIHSNDQSVLDAFARRVKVGRIIVNAPSSLGGIGDIYNHFIPSLTLGCGTYGGNSVSTNVGTANLINIKTMANRRNNMQWFKVPPKIYFEKNATKYLSQMPDISRAFIVTDPGMVKFGYVDRVLYFLRKRPNPIHYEIFSDVEPDPSVATVMKGTEMMRKFEPDVIIALGGGSAMDAAKGMWLFYESPETDFFGLKQKFLDIRKRVFKFPNLGQKAKFVAIPTTSGTGSEVTSFSVITDKENNMKYPLADYALTPNVAIIDPEFVMTVPPRVLADSGLDVLTHALEAYVSNMANDFTDGLCIKAIQLVFEYLPRSYKDSNDKLAKEKMHNAATIAGMAFSNAFLGINHSLAHKLGNEFHLAHGRCCAILMPHVIRYNAKKPTKFAAFPKYRHFIADERYAEIARIIGVPGKTTEEGVENLVQAIIKLEKELNIPTSIEANGVSKEAFEKAVDRLADHAFEDQCTTANPKLPLVPELADIYRQAFKGV; from the coding sequence ATGGCAATTGAAGAAAAAAATCTTAATCAGTCTGAATCACTGGAAATAACGATTGACCGGCTTGTCGCCAACGCGCAAACGGCTGCCGAAGCATTTCGCCCTCTTGATCAGCAGCAGATTGATGAAATTGTCCGGCAAATGGCACTTGCAGGTCTCGATCAGCATATGAGGCTGGCAAAGATGGCTGTTGATGAAACAAAGCGCGGTGTATATGAGGATAAAATTATTAAAAACATTTTTGCAACCGAATACATTTACAACTCGATTAAGGCCAATAAAACGGTCGGCGTCATTGCCGAAGATCCATATGAGGAAATTGTCCAGATTGCGGAACCTGTCGGCGTCATTGCCGGCGTCACACCTGTCACCAACCCAACATCAACCACGATGTTCAAATCGCTGATCTCGATCAAAACCAAAAATCCGATTATCTTTGCATTTCATCCGTCGGCCCAGAAATCGAGCAGCGCTGCGGCAAAGATTCTCCTCGACGCCGCTGTCAAAGCAGGCGCCCCGGAAAACTGCATCCAGTGGATTGAAACACCGTCGATTGAGGCGACGCAGATGCTGATGCATCATTCGGGCGTCTCGCTCATTCTGGCAACAGGCGGCCCCGGTATGGTCAAGGCGGCATATAGTTCCGGGAAACCTTCGATCGGCGTCGGTCCGGGTAATGTGCCCTGCTATATCGAAAAAACCGCAGACATTAAGCAGGCGGTCAATGACTTGATTCTCTCCAAGACTTTTGATAACGGAATGATCTGCGCATCCGAACAGGCTGTTATCATCGACCAGCAGATCTACGACGAAGTGAAGCAGGAACTGATCAGCAATAAGTGCTATTTTCTAAATGCTGAAGAGAAGAAAAAAGTTGAAAAACTGGTCATTGATGAGCGGCGCTGCGCGGTCAATCCGCAGATTGTCGGCAAGCCGGCCGCGTTCATCGCCGGGCTGGCGGGTGTCTCTGTCCCGGAAGATACAAAAGTGCTGATTGCCGAACTGAAGACAGTGGGGCCAGAGTCGCCGCTGTCGCGTGAAAAACTCAGCCCTGTTCTCGCCTGCTATAAAGCAAAAACAACAGAGGAAGGCTTTAAACGCGCTGAAGAAATGATTGCCTTTGGAGGCAGCGGCCATTCGGCGGTCATCCACTCAAACGATCAGTCGGTGCTTGATGCATTCGCCCGGCGCGTGAAAGTCGGCAGGATCATCGTTAATGCACCGTCTTCTCTTGGCGGGATCGGCGATATCTACAACCATTTCATCCCATCGCTTACACTCGGATGCGGCACATACGGAGGCAACTCCGTATCAACGAACGTCGGCACGGCGAACCTGATCAATATCAAAACAATGGCCAATCGGAGAAACAACATGCAGTGGTTTAAAGTTCCACCGAAAATCTACTTTGAAAAAAACGCAACCAAATATCTGTCACAGATGCCGGACATCTCGCGCGCATTTATCGTTACCGATCCGGGCATGGTCAAATTCGGCTATGTCGACCGCGTCCTCTATTTTCTGAGAAAGCGCCCGAACCCGATCCACTACGAAATTTTCTCGGATGTAGAACCGGATCCGTCCGTGGCAACAGTTATGAAGGGCACAGAAATGATGCGGAAATTTGAACCGGATGTAATCATCGCGCTGGGCGGCGGTTCGGCAATGGATGCTGCCAAAGGGATGTGGCTGTTCTATGAAAGCCCGGAAACCGACTTTTTCGGTCTGAAACAGAAATTCCTGGATATCAGAAAACGAGTTTTCAAGTTTCCGAATCTTGGTCAGAAAGCAAAATTTGTTGCCATTCCGACAACATCCGGTACCGGATCGGAAGTTACCTCTTTCTCGGTTATAACCGACAAGGAAAATAACATGAAATATCCGCTTGCCGATTATGCACTGACGCCAAATGTTGCGATCATCGATCCCGAATTCGTGATGACCGTGCCGCCGCGTGTGCTTGCGGATTCAGGTCTGGATGTATTGACGCATGCGCTTGAAGCTTACGTTTCCAACATGGCCAATGATTTTACCGACGGGCTCTGCATCAAAGCGATTCAGCTGGTGTTCGAGTATCTGCCGCGTTCCTATAAGGACAGCAACGACAAATTGGCTAAAGAAAAAATGCATAACGCCGCAACGATCGCCGGTATGGCTTTTTCCAATGCTTTCCTTGGCATCAATCACAGCCTGGCACACAAACTCGGCAATGAATTCCACCTGGCTCATGGCCGCTGCTGCGCGATTTTGATGCCTCATGTCATCCGCTACAATGCGAAAAAGCCGACGAAGTTCGCTGCATTCCCGAAATACCGCCACTTTATCGCTGACGAACGTTATGCAGAAATCGCCCGGATTATCGGCGTTCCCGGCAAAACCACAGAAGAAGGCGTCGAAAATCTGGTTCAGGCGATCATTAAATTGGAAAAAGAATTGAACATACCAACGAGCATCGAAGCCAACGGCGTCAGCAAAGAAGCTTTTGAAAAAGCTGTTGACCGGCTCGCGGATCACGCTTTTGAAGACCAGTGTACGACGGCAAACCCCAAATTGCCGCTCGTACCTGAACTGGCCGACATTTACCGCCAGGCATTCAAAGGCGTCTGA
- a CDS encoding GNAT family N-acetyltransferase, whose product MIRYEPLTENDAAAYRNLRLEALMKSPEAFASEYPVEVQYSLSDFEERLSRDHAITIGAFDGKSLIGIVTLVKEILPKMRHRATLEAVYVKPEYRGRRISRQMIEKLTEIAKDEGIVKKFYLYVMVSNEHAISAYEKMGFSIYGEDKEAMWEGDHYVDEYLMARFI is encoded by the coding sequence ATGATTCGTTATGAACCATTAACAGAAAATGATGCAGCTGCCTATAGAAATCTTCGCCTGGAAGCACTGATGAAAAGTCCGGAGGCATTTGCTTCGGAGTATCCTGTTGAAGTTCAGTATTCGCTTTCCGATTTTGAAGAGCGCCTGTCGAGAGATCACGCGATTACAATCGGTGCTTTTGACGGCAAGAGTCTGATCGGCATTGTAACCCTAGTGAAGGAGATACTGCCGAAGATGCGCCACCGGGCAACGCTCGAAGCCGTCTATGTGAAGCCTGAATACAGGGGCCGGAGAATCTCCAGACAGATGATCGAGAAATTAACGGAAATTGCCAAAGATGAAGGGATTGTAAAGAAATTTTACCTTTATGTTATGGTGTCAAACGAACATGCAATCAGCGCTTATGAAAAGATGGGTTTTTCTATCTATGGTGAAGACAAAGAAGCCATGTGGGAGGGCGATCACTATGTTGACGAGTATCTCATGGCGAGGTTTATTTAA
- the tlp gene encoding small acid-soluble spore protein Tlp, which translates to MAKPDDRSDNVDKIARSIGHTLQNIDDAKDYIKAHGEEMSKEEKQQILDKNQRREESINGLREEIKDEAAYSKTAKF; encoded by the coding sequence ATGGCTAAGCCGGATGATCGTTCGGACAATGTTGATAAGATTGCAAGAAGTATCGGTCATACACTACAGAACATCGATGATGCCAAAGATTATATCAAAGCCCATGGCGAGGAAATGAGCAAAGAGGAGAAGCAGCAGATTCTCGATAAAAATCAGCGGCGTGAGGAAAGCATTAACGGCCTTCGTGAAGAAATTAAAGACGAGGCCGCCTATAGCAAAACAGCAAAGTTTTAA
- a CDS encoding TetR/AcrR family transcriptional regulator, producing the protein MEETKEKAILTAAIHEFAVKGFAQASTNRIAKSAGVSKGLVFHYYDSKEKLFEESVVYAIHFSMDELDYNQWDFTGNVIGNFKKYSEQELQFCKNYPDIYQLVLTAFTRPPKELTDKMTKLFKEMESLVPEFFKKMIDGFDLKDNVDLDTLQAVLQSHYYYYSNLSLGYLKLHPETKIDDLRPFTDQFLAMISMSLRGLLKNEEDVLDRL; encoded by the coding sequence ATGGAAGAAACCAAAGAAAAGGCGATTCTGACAGCTGCCATTCATGAATTTGCTGTCAAAGGATTTGCGCAGGCGTCAACGAATCGGATAGCGAAGTCTGCCGGTGTGTCCAAGGGGCTTGTTTTTCATTACTATGATTCCAAAGAAAAACTTTTTGAAGAAAGTGTCGTCTATGCCATCCATTTTTCAATGGATGAACTGGATTATAACCAATGGGATTTTACGGGAAATGTCATCGGGAATTTTAAAAAGTACAGCGAACAGGAACTTCAGTTTTGTAAAAATTACCCGGATATCTATCAACTCGTTCTCACTGCCTTTACGAGGCCACCGAAAGAATTAACAGATAAAATGACAAAGCTGTTCAAAGAAATGGAGTCGCTGGTGCCTGAATTTTTCAAAAAAATGATTGATGGATTTGATCTGAAGGATAATGTCGATCTCGATACGCTTCAGGCTGTGCTGCAGTCCCATTATTACTACTATTCAAATCTGTCCCTGGGCTATTTAAAGCTTCATCCTGAAACAAAAATTGATGATCTCAGACCTTTCACCGATCAGTTTCTGGCCATGATTTCTATGAGCCTGAGAGGCTTGCTGAAAAATGAGGAAGATGTGTTGGACAGACTCTGA
- a CDS encoding epoxide hydrolase family protein gives MAVKPFQIHVEQFVLDDLRSRLKKTRWPDAVKGSEWNRGTSLEYLQQITDYWIDDFDWREQERQLNEFQQFSSDVDGVKLHFIHERGRGPKPMPLILTHGWPSSFFEMTKMIHLLSDPAANGGDANDAFDVVVPSLPGCGFSQRSIQKSMTLEAIADLWAQLMVSVLGYHRFGAHGGDIGAGVSTNLGRRHPEKIIGIHITAVASPFLGPEAAPLSSAEKNYLSQIRLWEKEEGAYEHLQGTRPQTLAYGLNDSPVGLAAWIIEKFRAWSDCGGNIEQRFSKDELLTNLTIYWVTETINSSMRLYYDHQHRKGPDQSPRWVEVPTGVTLTVEPVNRAPIEWAKRTYNVQRWTELPKGGHFAAFEEPELLAEEIRAFFRPLRKQI, from the coding sequence ATGGCGGTAAAACCTTTTCAGATTCATGTTGAACAATTCGTTCTTGATGACTTGCGTTCTCGCCTGAAGAAGACAAGATGGCCTGATGCTGTGAAAGGATCAGAATGGAACCGGGGAACCAGCCTTGAGTATTTACAGCAAATTACCGATTATTGGATTGATGATTTTGACTGGCGCGAGCAGGAAAGGCAACTCAATGAATTCCAACAATTCAGTTCCGATGTTGACGGGGTAAAGCTTCATTTTATTCACGAACGGGGACGCGGGCCGAAACCCATGCCTCTGATTCTGACTCACGGCTGGCCAAGCTCTTTTTTTGAGATGACGAAAATGATTCACTTACTTTCCGATCCGGCAGCAAACGGAGGTGACGCAAATGATGCCTTCGATGTCGTGGTTCCATCACTTCCCGGGTGTGGATTTTCGCAGCGCTCAATCCAGAAGAGCATGACTTTGGAGGCCATTGCAGATCTCTGGGCGCAGCTTATGGTAAGCGTGCTCGGTTATCATCGGTTCGGGGCTCACGGAGGAGACATCGGAGCGGGTGTTTCCACAAATCTTGGGCGCCGGCACCCGGAGAAGATCATTGGCATTCATATTACGGCCGTTGCCAGTCCTTTTCTTGGCCCGGAGGCTGCTCCGCTGTCATCCGCGGAAAAAAATTACTTGTCTCAAATTAGACTATGGGAGAAAGAGGAGGGGGCCTATGAACATCTGCAGGGCACCCGCCCGCAGACACTCGCTTACGGGCTGAACGATTCACCAGTAGGTCTGGCTGCTTGGATTATCGAAAAATTCAGAGCCTGGAGCGACTGTGGAGGTAATATCGAGCAACGTTTCAGCAAAGACGAGTTGCTGACGAATCTGACCATTTATTGGGTTACTGAAACCATTAATTCTTCCATGCGCTTGTATTACGACCACCAACATCGGAAGGGGCCCGACCAGTCGCCTCGCTGGGTCGAGGTACCTACCGGAGTGACTTTGACAGTTGAGCCTGTGAATCGTGCGCCGATTGAATGGGCGAAACGCACATACAATGTGCAGCGTTGGACTGAACTGCCGAAGGGAGGTCACTTTGCCGCTTTTGAGGAACCTGAGCTCCTTGCCGAGGAGATCCGAGCATTTTTTCGTCCACTGCGTAAACAGATTTAA
- a CDS encoding MarR family winged helix-turn-helix transcriptional regulator: protein MSHRIDAITEHFDQALITTMQNLGPKLIHRVHLGLTPSQVFMLRFIQKEKQCSLSSLADKMEVSASAGTVMLDRLENHGLVVRTRDKNDRRVVITQLTPEGEHALNDVLKIRKKMVQHCLAQFEPDELTPFVQTLEKLAAISAEMDVQAVIGSGKDLEG, encoded by the coding sequence ATGTCTCACAGGATCGATGCAATTACAGAGCACTTTGACCAGGCTTTGATCACCACGATGCAAAACCTTGGACCGAAACTTATCCATCGTGTACATCTGGGATTAACTCCCAGTCAGGTTTTTATGCTGCGTTTTATCCAAAAAGAGAAGCAGTGCAGTCTCTCAAGTCTTGCTGATAAAATGGAGGTGAGCGCGAGTGCTGGCACTGTGATGCTCGACCGGCTTGAAAACCACGGACTGGTTGTCCGCACGCGCGATAAAAATGACCGGCGGGTCGTTATCACTCAGCTCACGCCGGAAGGTGAGCATGCCCTGAACGACGTTTTAAAAATCCGCAAAAAAATGGTACAGCACTGCTTGGCCCAGTTTGAACCGGATGAACTGACTCCGTTTGTACAGACTTTGGAGAAACTTGCGGCGATTTCTGCCGAAATGGACGTTCAGGCGGTCATTGGATCAGGAAAAGATTTGGAGGGATAA
- a CDS encoding D-2-hydroxyacid dehydrogenase, whose protein sequence is MNILLFHVIKDEEETIRSWSEQHKIKVDTSPDILSLDTVEQVKGYDGICIQQTISIDNPEVYKKLKEYGIRQIATRTAGFDMIDLNEAEKNGLIVTNVPAYSPYAVAELAVTQAMQLVRHIPQFSKRIERHDFRWSGLISREIRSLTVGIVGTGRIGATAAQLFKGLGARIIGFDYYPNSKLNSLLDYRPTLEDVLKEADIVSLHTPLLDTTAHMINKNTLKLMKKDAVLINIARGGLVATDDLIDALENHQIAGAALDTFEDESFINQDLSDKGTDDQRLQKLIDLDQVVLTPHIGFYTTTAIQNIVEGGLNSVVDVLTTGTSDNQVRN, encoded by the coding sequence ATGAACATATTGCTCTTTCATGTAATTAAAGATGAGGAAGAAACTATTCGCTCATGGTCGGAGCAGCATAAAATAAAAGTCGATACCAGTCCTGATATTCTTTCCCTTGACACTGTGGAACAAGTCAAGGGATACGATGGTATCTGCATTCAGCAGACGATTTCCATTGACAATCCCGAAGTTTATAAAAAACTGAAAGAATACGGTATTCGGCAGATCGCAACACGCACAGCCGGATTCGATATGATTGACCTAAATGAGGCGGAGAAAAACGGATTAATTGTCACCAATGTTCCCGCATACTCTCCGTATGCCGTAGCTGAGCTGGCTGTTACCCAGGCGATGCAGCTTGTTCGCCACATCCCCCAGTTCAGTAAACGGATCGAGCGCCATGATTTTCGCTGGAGCGGCTTAATCTCGCGTGAAATACGCTCGCTGACTGTCGGTATTGTTGGCACCGGACGAATCGGAGCAACGGCCGCTCAACTTTTTAAAGGTCTGGGCGCGCGGATCATCGGATTTGACTATTATCCGAACAGTAAATTAAACAGCCTGCTTGATTATCGTCCGACCCTTGAAGATGTATTGAAGGAAGCGGACATTGTCTCCCTCCACACACCGCTTCTGGACACAACGGCCCATATGATCAATAAAAACACACTGAAGCTGATGAAAAAAGATGCTGTTCTGATCAACATTGCACGGGGTGGCCTGGTGGCTACAGATGACTTGATCGATGCACTTGAAAATCATCAAATTGCCGGGGCCGCACTGGATACTTTTGAAGATGAAAGTTTTATTAATCAGGATCTGAGTGACAAAGGCACTGATGACCAGCGCCTGCAGAAACTGATTGATTTGGATCAGGTTGTTCTGACGCCTCACATTGGCTTCTACACAACAACAGCCATTCAGAACATTGTCGAAGGCGGGCTGAACAGCGTCGTTGATGTACTCACAACTGGGACAAGTGACAATCAGGTTCGCAACTGA